Proteins found in one Staphylococcus durrellii genomic segment:
- a CDS encoding helix-turn-helix transcriptional regulator — MNLAKKLYLERKDKNLTKKELSKELNKLSDFSNYSKKKITLLESNQKEFTYRIVDDLAKYFNMTIYQFLTKNWKSYNTEEITLIDNNIEEYFHGYSERMPKTFKNLSDIIYKFDLVNHDDWVGIPKYYFIMGEYYEYLHRDVSKERSNILINRAEGLLDKLEQFSSYNHKNDLQFPINLETDFAGYTKFNDKREPINMNILIQNIEFTLGEIRQLFEDDYFDFDEEDIKYFNLLNHYREKLDIGFEDIEKDLGISSAEYMKWEKGEVDPNISDIIKLCDYLNINIDLISLRSLRTLNNINSQSVGSYILQNTNIHNSEELSKDYYFSERQSIILIPKYCYEYMFDYLKDKTHKDIGIKKATQFTREFFVKWYEFNKARQFLFYSLTGLVAKENFIHYTEKEIKRYLGDSYYPENPVKFLTQLTLDRVENYGYKDKKQIINRIKHIDIERVLKSSEKVNLRPEIN; from the coding sequence ATGAATTTAGCAAAAAAACTCTATTTAGAAAGAAAAGATAAAAACTTAACTAAAAAAGAGTTATCTAAAGAACTAAATAAACTAAGTGACTTTTCCAATTATTCGAAAAAGAAGATAACACTTTTAGAATCTAATCAGAAAGAATTTACTTATCGTATCGTTGATGATCTTGCAAAATATTTTAATATGACCATCTATCAATTTTTAACAAAAAATTGGAAATCTTATAACACGGAAGAGATTACTTTGATTGATAATAATATTGAAGAATATTTTCATGGGTATTCAGAGCGAATGCCTAAAACGTTTAAAAATTTATCTGACATAATCTATAAATTTGATTTAGTAAATCATGACGATTGGGTAGGCATCCCTAAATATTATTTTATAATGGGAGAGTATTATGAGTATCTACATCGAGATGTTAGTAAAGAACGTAGCAATATTCTTATTAATAGAGCTGAAGGTCTCCTAGATAAATTGGAGCAATTTAGTTCATATAATCATAAAAATGATTTGCAATTTCCTATAAACTTAGAGACAGATTTTGCAGGATATACTAAATTTAATGACAAACGTGAACCTATTAATATGAATATATTAATTCAAAATATAGAATTCACCTTAGGTGAAATTAGGCAACTTTTTGAAGATGACTATTTTGATTTTGATGAGGAAGATATAAAATATTTTAATTTGTTAAATCATTATAGAGAAAAGTTAGATATAGGATTTGAAGATATTGAAAAGGATTTAGGTATTTCAAGTGCAGAGTATATGAAATGGGAAAAAGGTGAAGTTGATCCTAACATTAGTGATATTATAAAATTATGCGATTACTTAAATATAAATATTGATTTAATTTCTCTAAGATCGTTGCGCACACTGAACAACATTAATTCTCAATCAGTTGGATCATATATCCTCCAAAATACTAATATTCATAACTCTGAAGAGTTATCTAAAGATTATTATTTTTCAGAGAGACAAAGCATCATATTAATTCCTAAATATTGCTACGAATATATGTTTGATTACTTAAAAGATAAAACTCATAAAGACATTGGAATAAAGAAAGCGACTCAATTTACTAGAGAATTTTTTGTGAAATGGTATGAATTTAATAAAGCTAGGCAATTCTTATTTTATTCGTTAACTGGGTTGGTTGCTAAGGAGAATTTTATTCATTACACAGAGAAAGAAATTAAAAGATATTTAGGGGATAGTTACTACCCTGAAAATCCAGTGAAGTTTTTAACACAATTAACGTTAGATAGAGTTGAAAATTATGGATACAAAGATAAAAAACAAATTATCAACAGAATTAAGCATATTGATATAGAAAGAGTCCTAAAATCGTCTGAAAAGGTGAATCTAAGACCTGAGATAAATTGA
- the cadD gene encoding cadmium resistance transporter CadD, translated as MIQTIVTAAILYIATAVDLLVILLIFFARAKTRKEYRDIYVGQYLGSIILILVSLFLAFVLNYVPEKWILGLLGLIPIYLGIKVAIYDDCEGEKRAKKELNEKGLSKLVGTVAIVTIASCGADNIGLFVPYFVTLSVINLLITLFVFLILIFFLVFTAQKLANIPGVGEIVEKFSRWIMAVIYIALGLFIIIENDTIQTILGFIF; from the coding sequence ATGATTCAGACTATTGTAACTGCTGCTATTCTTTATATTGCGACAGCAGTAGATTTATTAGTGATTTTATTAATATTTTTTGCTAGAGCAAAGACTAGAAAAGAATATAGAGATATTTATGTTGGTCAATATTTAGGGTCTATTATTTTAATATTAGTTAGTTTGTTTTTAGCTTTTGTATTAAATTATGTTCCAGAGAAGTGGATATTAGGTTTATTGGGTTTAATACCAATTTATCTTGGAATTAAAGTAGCTATTTATGATGATTGTGAAGGAGAAAAGAGAGCTAAAAAAGAATTGAATGAAAAAGGATTGTCTAAATTAGTTGGTACGGTTGCAATTGTTACGATAGCAAGTTGTGGTGCTGATAATATTGGTTTATTTGTTCCGTATTTTGTGACATTAAGTGTTATTAATTTATTAATTACTCTGTTTGTCTTTTTAATTTTAATTTTCTTCTTGGTATTTACTGCACAAAAATTAGCTAATATTCCAGGAGTTGGAGAAATTGTTGAGAAATTTAGTCGTTGGATTATGGCTGTTATTTATATAGCTTTAGGTTTATTTATTATTATTGAAAATGACACTATTCAAACAATTTTAGGATTTATATTTTAA
- a CDS encoding replication initiator protein A, translating to MPNFEKYNLSQVKTERFYQLPKYLFEDTYFKKMSAEAKIMYALLKDRFELSIQNEWVDKNNNIYFIFSNKHLCEYLGYAEQKIIKLKKELVNFNLLTQERVGLNKPNRLYLLKPNYDGEYSRTKELPNSQFQNNEFGSSRTMNLSGQELPNSQSNDTDLSNTDYIETENNDTHDMNDIYNNRIKNNYSDHTNHQQTEFNNDALKFQVLEELPQQLQDYLSKFEIREIRIIKSVLLKGKKSFNNAHDTYYRLEDVEFEIVSVLKRFKAMLLQKNETVEAMQGYLMQSIKAEFEETHALYMRRQNMKQHNIFNQ from the coding sequence ATGCCCAATTTTGAGAAATACAATTTATCCCAAGTAAAAACTGAAAGGTTTTATCAACTGCCTAAATATTTATTTGAAGATACATATTTCAAGAAAATGTCAGCAGAAGCCAAAATTATGTATGCATTATTAAAAGATCGTTTTGAATTATCCATCCAGAACGAATGGGTAGATAAAAATAATAACATTTACTTTATTTTCAGTAACAAACATTTGTGTGAATACTTAGGATATGCAGAACAAAAAATCATAAAATTAAAAAAAGAATTAGTGAATTTTAATTTGCTAACTCAAGAACGTGTGGGCCTTAATAAACCCAATAGATTGTATTTATTAAAACCTAATTATGATGGTGAATACAGTCGTACCAAGGAACTTCCAAATTCACAGTTCCAGAACAATGAATTTGGAAGTTCTAGAACTATGAATTTAAGTGGTCAAGAACTTCCAAATTCACAGTCTAATGATACTGACTTAAGTAATACTGATTATATAGAGACTGAGAATAATGATACGCATGATATGAATGATATATACAACAATCGAATAAAAAACAATTATTCGGATCATACAAATCATCAACAAACCGAATTTAATAATGATGCGCTTAAGTTCCAAGTGCTCGAAGAATTGCCCCAACAACTTCAAGATTATTTAAGTAAATTTGAAATTAGAGAAATTCGGATTATTAAAAGTGTGTTACTCAAAGGTAAGAAATCATTTAATAATGCACATGATACCTATTACCGTTTAGAAGATGTTGAGTTTGAAATTGTAAGTGTCTTGAAACGTTTTAAAGCGATGCTGCTACAAAAGAATGAAACCGTTGAAGCTATGCAAGGGTATTTAATGCAATCCATTAAAGCTGAATTCGAAGAAACACATGCACTTTATATGCGCCGTCAAAACATGAAACAACATAATATCTTTAATCAGTAA
- a CDS encoding helix-turn-helix domain-containing protein — protein sequence MSYENACDVICVHEDKVNNALSFLEDDKSKKLLNILEKICDEKKLKIILSLIKEDELCVCDISLILKLSVASTSHHLRLLYKNEVLDFYKDGKMAYYFIKDDEIREFFSKNQEGF from the coding sequence ATGAGTTATGAAAATGCTTGTGATGTGATCTGTGTACATGAGGATAAAGTTAACAATGCTTTAAGTTTTTTAGAAGATGATAAATCTAAGAAATTACTTAACATTTTAGAAAAAATTTGTGATGAGAAGAAATTGAAAATCATATTATCTTTGATTAAAGAAGATGAGTTGTGTGTTTGTGATATTTCTTTGATATTGAAATTGAGTGTTGCTTCAACTTCACATCATTTAAGGCTTTTATATAAAAATGAGGTACTTGATTTTTATAAAGATGGAAAGATGGCATATTATTTTATTAAAGACGATGAAATAAGAGAGTTTTTCTCTAAAAATCAGGAGGGTTTTTGA
- a CDS encoding type I toxin-antitoxin system Fst family toxin, with the protein MSLIFVSIIAPIVSGCMVAIFTFWLNNRNK; encoded by the coding sequence ATGAGTTTAATATTTGTTAGCATAATTGCACCCATAGTATCAGGGTGTATGGTTGCGATTTTCACGTTTTGGCTAAACAATCGCAATAAGTAA
- a CDS encoding helix-turn-helix domain-containing protein, which translates to MNLISKLIQEDIENNPELETLYKEQDENFEFAMRLVELRKEIGCSQKQLAQKLEVPQTTIENIENGDTRPTMSLLKSIANVTQK; encoded by the coding sequence ATGAACTTAATTTCTAAATTAATTCAAGAAGATATAGAAAATAATCCGGAATTAGAAACATTGTATAAAGAGCAGGATGAGAATTTCGAATTTGCTATGAGATTAGTTGAATTGCGTAAAGAAATTGGATGTTCACAAAAGCAACTTGCTCAAAAACTAGAAGTGCCTCAGACAACTATTGAAAATATTGAAAACGGAGATACGCGTCCGACCATGTCTCTTTTAAAATCAATTGCTAATGTAACGCAAAAATAA